The following are encoded together in the Kwoniella europaea PYCC6329 chromosome 1, complete sequence genome:
- a CDS encoding T-complex protein 1 subunit delta, whose protein sequence is MAAATASAPVGISDSSFTDKGKPTEVRLSNMNAAKAVADAVRTSLGPKGMDKMIQTSTGEVVITNDGATILKHMAVLHPAARMLVELSQAQDIEAGDGTTSVVVLAGSLLSAAEKLLNQGIHPTTVAHSFQKAASKAVEFLDEMSIPVDLNDRESLLKAARTSLNSKIVSQYSSTLAPIAVSAVTRLVSSSSHNVDLRDIRIVKKVGGTIEDTELVEGLALNQIAMSNAGGPTRMEKAKIGLIQFQLSSPKPDMDNQIVVNDYRQMDKILKEERQYLLNLCKRIKKTGCNVLLIQKSILRDAVTDLSLHFLAKLKILVIKDIERDEIEFIAKSTGSKPVADIEAFTEDKLGYAELVEETSQAGAKVVKVTGVKNPGKTVSVVCTGANDLVLEESERSLHDALCVVRCLVKKRALIAGGGAPEINVSRLLTEYAHTLKGKEAYCFQAFAEALEIIPTTLAENAGLNPIAIVTELRNKHALGDKNAGINVKKGIISNILEENVVQPLLVSTSALELATETVALILRIDDIQVS, encoded by the exons ATGGCCGCCGCAACCGCTTCTGCCCCCGTGGGCATCTCTGACAGCTCCTTCACTGACAAA GGGAAACCGACCGAGGTTCGACTGTCAAACATGAACGCTGccaaag CCGTTGCTGATGCCGTTCGAACAAGTTTGGGTCCAAAAGGAATGGAtaagatg ATCCAAACCTCGACTGGCGAAGTGGTCATCACCAATGACGGAGCTACCATTCTGAAGCATATGGCCGTGTTACATCCTGCCGCTAGAATG CTGGTTGAGCTatcacaagctcaagataTAGAAGCTGGAGATGGAACTACTAGTGTGGTTGTACTTGCCGGTAGTCTGCTCTCAGCCGCTGAAAAGCTCTTGAATCAAG GTATTCACCCCACCACCGTTGCTCACTCGTTCCAAAAAGCCGCTTCCAAAGCTGTAGAGTTCTTAGACGAAATGAGTATTCCAGTAGATCTCAACGATAGGGAAAGTTTGTTAAAAGCCGCTAGAACAAGTTTGAACTCCAAG ATCGTCTCGCAATACTCTTCCACCCTTGCTCCTATCGCCGTCTCAGCCGTCACCAGGCTagtctcatcttcatcccacaATGTGGATTTAAGGGATATCAGGATAGTAAAGAAAGTTGGTGGTACAATTGAAGATACGGAATTGGTAGAAGGATTGGCATTGAACCAAATTGCTATGAGCAATGCTGGTGGACCAACAAGGATGGAGAAAGCTAAGATTGGTTTGATCCAATTCCAATTATCTAGTCCTAAACCCGAT ATGGACAATCAAATTGTTGTCAACGATTATCGACAAATGGACAAAATCCTCAAAGAAGAACGACAATATCTTCTCAACTTATGTAAACGAATCAAGAAAACAGGATGTAACGTTCTCCTAATTCAAAAATCAATCTTAAGAGATGCCGTAACGGATCTATCATTACATTTCTTAGCCAAATTGAAAATTTTAGTTATAAAAGATATCGAAAGGGATGAAATTGAGTTCATAGCGAAATCAACTGGTTCAAAACCCGTTGCGGATATCGAAGCGTTCACAGAAGATAAACTGGGTTATGCGGAATTAGTCGAAGAGACCAGTCAAGCTGGTGCAAAGGTCGTTAAAGTTACGGGAGTGAAGAACCCCGGTAAAACCGTTAGTGTCGTATGTACAGGTGCGAACGATTTAGTATTGGAAGAATCAGAACGATCATTGCATGATGCTTTGTGTGTGGTTAGATGTTTGGtaaagaagag AGCTTTGATcgcaggtggtggtgctcCTGAAATCAACGTATCAAGACTTCTGACCGAATACGCTCACACGTTAAAAGGAAAGGAAGCATACTGTTTCCAAGCTTTCGCCGAAGCACTCGAAATTATACCTACCACTTTAGCTGAGAACGCAGGTTTGAACCCAATTGCCATCGTGACCGAATTGAGGAACAAACATGCTTTGGGAGATAAGAATGCTGGTATAaatgtgaagaag GGTATCATCTCGAATATCCTTGAGGAGAACGTAGTACAGCCATTACTCGTTTCAACAAGTGCGTTGGAGTTGGCCACAGAGACAGtagctttgatcttgagGATCGATGATATCCAAGTGAGCTAA
- a CDS encoding arginase yields the protein MSALPRLSSSLRPSLFAPIRRTSALRSYHIQSKPSAEKGRTEPQYKYKFLEGNPTVGIVGCPFSGGQGRTGVDLAPNKLISAGLVDQLSSLGWEVHYNSQEKFIDIPYNPIPTSSPSAPENGTEINERSGKKVQRLPDEDIGKMKKPRLVSAVNREVSKEVEEIAKKGWLPLTLGGDHSLAMGTVSGTKAKYPDACLIWVDAHADINTPDTTDSGNLHGCPVSFLLGLEGTDVTPFNEWLKPCLKPEEIVYIGLRDVDGPEKEILKKHGIKAFSMHHVDKFGIGKVVEMALDHVNPDRSKPIHLSYDVDALDPMVAPSTGTPVRGGLTFREGHYITEALAETGCLVSVDIMEVNPSLLDPSSVEKTVAAGCSLARASLGETLL from the exons ATGTCCGCCTTACCTCGACTCTCGTCGTCTCTCAGACCATCTCTCTTCGCTCCCATACGGAGAACATCGGCTCTGAGATCATATCACATACAGTCAAAACCATCTGCTGAGAAGGGAAGGACAGAACCGCAATACAAGTATAAATTCCTGGAAGGGAATCCAACAGTAGGC ATCGTAGGATGTCCATTTAG CGGTGGTCAAGGACGTACCGGCGTGGATCTCGCACCCAACAAACTAATCTCCGCGGGACTAGTCGACCAATTATCCTCATTAGGTTGGGAAGTGCATTACAACTCTCAAGAGAAATTCATTGATATACCTTACAATCCCATCCCgacatcttctccatctgcTCCAGAAAATGGTACGGAAATTAACGAAAGGAGTGGAAAGAAAGTACAGAGATTGcctgatgaagatattgggaagatgaagaagccCCGATTGGTATCTGCTGTCAATAGGGAGGTGTCAAaggaagtcgaagagatcgCGAAGAAGGGGTGGTTGCCTTTGACTTTGGGTGGAGATCACAGCTTG GCAATGGGTACGGTGTCAGGAACCAAAGCGAAATACCCAGACGCATGTCTCAtatgg GTTGACGCTCATGCCGATATCAATACCCCCGATACTACTGATTCTGGTAACCTACATGGCTGTCCGGTGTCATTCTTACTCGGATTGGAGGGAACAGACGTAACTCCTTTCAATGAATGGTTGAAACCTTGCTTGAAACCTGAAGAGAT CGTCTACATAGGTCTTCGTGATGTCGATGGACCTGAAAAGGAGATACTGAAGAAACACGGTATAAAAGCTTTTTCGATGCATCATGTGGATAAATTCGGTATTGGAAAAGTAGTGGAAATGGCTTTGGATCACGTTAATCCCGATAGGTCGAAACCTATTCATCTGAGTTATGATGTAGATGCTTTGGATCCTATGGTTGCCCCTA GTACCGGTACCCCTGTCCGAGGAGGCCTGACATTCAGGGAGG GTCACTATATAACGGAAGCTTTAGCTGAGACTGGTTGTTTGGTCTCTGTCGATATTATG GAAGTGAACCCGTCCTTACTCGATCCCAGCTCGGTTGAGAAAACAGTGGCAGCTGGATGTTCGTTAGCTCGAGCATCGTTAGGAGAGACTCTCCTGTGA